A window of Aeromicrobium sp. A1-2 contains these coding sequences:
- a CDS encoding folylpolyglutamate synthase/dihydrofolate synthase family protein, giving the protein MTPTYAEVERALLGRWPETRLEPSLDRIAALCRLLGDPQHAYPVIHLTGTNGKTSTSRMIDALLRALDLRTGRFTSPHLQSMTERICLDGEPLTEALFVDAFADIAAYAQIVDDSAAHPLSYFEMITAMAFAAFADAPIDAAVVEVGMGGSWDATNVADGQVAVITPIGVDHERYLGDRAEIIAIEKAGIIKPGSHVVIAQQEDAVMDVLMRRAVDVGAIALREGVDFGVNHRTTAVGGQQIDLQGVASAYSDIFLPLHGAHQAHNAAYALAAVEAFTGSKELDPELVRAAFAQVTSPGRLEVVRRSPTVLLDAAHNPHGAHATVEAVQDAFTFSPLIGVVGVMADKDVEEMLRIFEPVMAEIVCTQNSTPRAMPATELAEIAEDIFGAERVIIADRLDDALEQAVAMADSAEGNEEAMGSGGVLVAGSVVTVGEARVLFGGTPQ; this is encoded by the coding sequence ATGACACCCACGTACGCGGAGGTCGAGCGCGCGCTCCTCGGCCGGTGGCCCGAGACCCGTCTTGAGCCGTCCCTCGACCGGATAGCTGCCCTGTGCCGACTGCTCGGTGACCCACAGCACGCCTATCCGGTGATCCACCTGACGGGCACCAACGGCAAGACCTCGACGAGCCGCATGATCGATGCGCTGCTCCGCGCACTCGACCTGCGGACCGGTCGGTTCACGAGCCCGCACCTGCAGTCGATGACCGAGCGGATCTGTCTCGACGGCGAGCCTCTGACCGAGGCGCTGTTCGTGGATGCGTTCGCGGACATCGCTGCGTACGCGCAGATCGTCGACGACTCGGCGGCCCACCCGCTGTCCTACTTCGAGATGATCACGGCGATGGCGTTCGCGGCATTCGCCGACGCGCCGATCGACGCTGCCGTCGTGGAGGTCGGGATGGGTGGATCGTGGGACGCGACCAATGTCGCCGACGGGCAGGTCGCGGTCATCACGCCGATCGGCGTCGACCACGAGCGCTATCTCGGCGATCGCGCCGAGATCATCGCGATCGAGAAGGCCGGAATCATCAAGCCCGGCTCGCACGTCGTGATCGCGCAGCAGGAGGACGCCGTGATGGACGTCCTGATGCGGCGAGCGGTCGATGTCGGAGCCATTGCATTGCGCGAGGGCGTGGACTTCGGCGTCAACCACCGCACGACAGCGGTCGGCGGCCAGCAGATCGACCTGCAGGGTGTGGCGTCGGCGTATTCCGACATCTTCCTACCGCTGCACGGTGCGCACCAGGCTCACAACGCGGCCTACGCGCTCGCCGCCGTCGAGGCTTTCACCGGTAGCAAGGAGCTCGACCCCGAGCTCGTTCGTGCGGCCTTCGCCCAGGTGACGTCCCCGGGCCGGCTCGAGGTCGTGCGCCGCAGCCCCACGGTGCTGCTCGACGCCGCGCACAACCCGCACGGCGCGCACGCGACCGTCGAGGCGGTGCAGGACGCGTTCACGTTCAGCCCACTGATCGGTGTCGTCGGTGTGATGGCCGACAAGGACGTCGAGGAGATGCTGCGTATCTTCGAGCCGGTCATGGCCGAGATCGTGTGCACCCAGAACAGCACTCCCCGGGCGATGCCGGCAACCGAGCTGGCTGAGATCGCCGAGGACATCTTCGGCGCCGAGCGGGTCATCATCGCCGACCGGCTCGACGACGCTCTCGAGCAGGCGGTCGCGATGGCCGACTCCGCCGAGGGCAACGAGGAAGCCATGGGCAGCGGCGGCGTCCTGGTCGCGGGATCGGTCGTGACGGTCGGCGAAGCGCGGGTGCTCTTCGGAGGTACGCCCCAGTGA
- a CDS encoding DUF4233 domain-containing protein, with the protein MCAAMLTLEAIILALAVPVMISVEGVSTPLALTAGLGLALLCILTAGALRRPGVYLVGHAIQVGAIALGFLVTIMFFIGAMFAALWLGAFFLGRRIEADKARWAREAGEA; encoded by the coding sequence ATGTGCGCCGCGATGCTGACCCTCGAGGCGATCATCCTGGCACTCGCGGTCCCGGTCATGATCTCGGTCGAGGGCGTCAGCACACCGCTCGCCCTGACGGCGGGGCTGGGGCTGGCCCTGCTGTGCATCCTGACGGCAGGTGCGCTGCGCAGACCCGGCGTGTACCTCGTCGGACACGCGATCCAGGTCGGGGCGATCGCGCTCGGGTTCCTCGTGACGATCATGTTCTTCATCGGGGCGATGTTCGCGGCGCTGTGGCTCGGTGCGTTCTTCCTGGGCCGCCGGATCGAGGCTGACAAGGCCAGATGGGCTCGAGAGGCCGGCGAGGCCTGA
- the ndk gene encoding nucleoside-diphosphate kinase, which produces MSQRTLVLIKPDGVRRGLVGQILSRFESKGLQIVALEHRAIDAAQADAHYAEHVEQPWYPPLRAFAISGPLVALVLEGDEAISVVRVLNGVTDGRQAAPGTIRGDLSLSNRENLVHASDSEESSAREIALWFPGLS; this is translated from the coding sequence ATGTCCCAACGCACCCTCGTCCTGATCAAGCCCGACGGCGTACGCCGCGGCCTGGTGGGCCAGATCCTGTCCCGATTCGAGTCCAAGGGACTGCAGATCGTGGCGCTCGAGCATCGCGCGATCGACGCCGCCCAGGCCGATGCGCACTACGCCGAGCACGTCGAGCAGCCGTGGTATCCGCCGCTGCGGGCTTTCGCGATCTCCGGTCCTCTTGTGGCTCTGGTGCTCGAGGGCGATGAGGCCATCTCGGTCGTCCGGGTGCTCAACGGCGTGACAGACGGACGCCAGGCCGCGCCGGGCACGATCCGGGGCGACCTGTCCCTGTCCAACCGCGAGAACCTCGTGCATGCCTCGGACTCCGAGGAGTCCTCGGCGCGCGAGATCGCGCTGTGGTTCCCCGGGCTGTCCTGA
- a CDS encoding TIGR03960 family B12-binding radical SAM protein: MSVDSVFPRLEPLLPSISKPIQYVGGELNATSKDWDSAEVRWALMYPDAYEVGLPNQGVQILYEVLNERDWILAERTYAVFADMEKVMRDNDIPQFTVDAHRPVRAFDLMGLSFSTELGYTNFLNAIDLAGMPLHAVDRGDDDPIVIAGGHSAFNPEPIADFIDAAVLGDGEEIVLAISEVVREWKSEGRPGGRDEVLMRLAKSGGVYVPKFYDVTYLPDGRIQRIVPNRPGVPWRVAKHTLMDLDAWPYPKNPLVPLAETVHERFSVEIFRGCTRGCRFCQAGMITRPVRERSIEGIGAMVQNGLDKTGFEEVGLLSLSSADHTEIGEVAKQLGDRYEGTNTSLSLPSTRVDAFNITLANEFSRNGRRSGLTFAPEGGSERLRKVINKMVTEEDLIRTVAAAYSHGWRQVKLYFMCGLPTETDEDVMQIGELAKRVIQTGREVSGRHDIRCTVSIGGFVPKPHTPFQWASQLDHETTDDRLQKLRDFVRADRKYGKAIGFRYHDGKPGIIEGLLSRGDRRVGRIIEAVWRDGGRFDGWSEHFSYDRWAEQTAAVLANEPVDLDWYTVREREYAEVLPWDHLDAGLDRDWLWEDWQDSLNPDGALEVEDCRWTPCFDCGVCPQMDTEIQIGPTGKTLLPLSVV, encoded by the coding sequence ATGTCCGTCGACTCCGTCTTTCCTCGCCTCGAACCGCTCCTGCCCTCGATCAGCAAGCCGATCCAGTACGTCGGCGGTGAGCTCAACGCGACGAGCAAGGACTGGGACTCGGCCGAGGTGCGTTGGGCGTTGATGTATCCCGACGCCTACGAGGTCGGTCTCCCCAACCAGGGTGTCCAGATCCTCTACGAGGTGCTCAACGAGCGCGACTGGATCCTCGCCGAGCGGACGTACGCCGTGTTCGCCGACATGGAGAAGGTCATGCGGGACAACGACATCCCGCAGTTCACGGTGGACGCGCACCGCCCGGTCCGGGCCTTCGACCTGATGGGGCTCTCGTTCTCCACCGAGCTCGGCTACACCAACTTCCTCAACGCGATCGACCTGGCGGGCATGCCTCTGCACGCTGTCGACCGCGGTGACGACGATCCGATCGTGATTGCCGGAGGTCACTCGGCGTTCAACCCCGAACCGATCGCAGACTTCATTGACGCCGCCGTGCTCGGCGATGGAGAGGAGATCGTCCTCGCGATCAGCGAGGTCGTGCGCGAGTGGAAGTCCGAAGGGCGACCCGGGGGCCGCGACGAGGTGCTGATGCGGCTGGCCAAGAGCGGCGGCGTCTACGTCCCCAAGTTCTACGACGTGACCTATCTACCGGACGGTCGGATCCAGCGGATCGTGCCGAACCGGCCGGGTGTGCCGTGGCGGGTCGCCAAGCACACGCTGATGGACCTCGATGCGTGGCCGTACCCCAAGAACCCGCTCGTCCCGCTCGCGGAGACCGTGCACGAGCGGTTCAGCGTCGAGATCTTCCGCGGGTGCACGCGCGGCTGCCGGTTCTGCCAGGCCGGCATGATCACCCGCCCCGTGCGGGAGCGCTCGATCGAGGGCATCGGCGCGATGGTCCAGAACGGGCTCGACAAGACCGGCTTCGAGGAAGTCGGCCTGTTGAGCCTGTCGAGCGCCGACCACACCGAGATCGGCGAGGTCGCCAAGCAGCTCGGCGACCGATATGAGGGCACCAACACCTCGCTGTCGCTGCCGTCGACCCGCGTCGACGCCTTCAACATCACCTTGGCCAATGAGTTCAGTCGCAACGGCCGACGTTCGGGCCTGACCTTCGCCCCGGAGGGAGGCAGCGAGCGGTTGCGCAAGGTCATCAACAAGATGGTGACCGAGGAAGACCTGATCCGCACCGTCGCCGCCGCCTACTCCCACGGCTGGCGCCAGGTCAAGCTGTACTTCATGTGTGGTCTGCCGACCGAGACCGACGAAGACGTCATGCAGATCGGTGAGCTCGCCAAGCGGGTCATCCAGACCGGCCGCGAGGTCTCGGGGCGGCACGACATCCGTTGCACCGTCTCGATCGGCGGCTTCGTGCCCAAGCCGCACACGCCGTTCCAGTGGGCCTCGCAGCTCGACCACGAGACGACCGACGACCGCCTGCAGAAGCTGCGGGACTTCGTCCGCGCTGACCGCAAGTACGGCAAGGCAATCGGCTTCCGCTATCACGATGGCAAGCCCGGCATCATCGAAGGACTGCTGTCGCGCGGCGATCGCCGGGTCGGCCGGATCATTGAGGCGGTGTGGCGCGACGGTGGACGATTCGATGGGTGGAGCGAGCACTTCTCGTACGACCGCTGGGCTGAGCAGACCGCCGCTGTGCTGGCCAACGAGCCGGTCGACCTTGACTGGTACACCGTCCGCGAGCGCGAGTACGCCGAGGTGCTCCCTTGGGACCACCTGGATGCCGGGCTCGACCGGGACTGGCTGTGGGAGGACTGGCAGGACTCGTTGAACCCCGACGGCGCGCTGGAGGTCGAGGACTGCCGCTGGACGCCGTGCTTCGACTGCGGCGTGTGTCCGCAGATGGACACCGAGATCCAGATCGGCCCCACCGGCAAGACATTGCTGCCGCTCAGCGTCGTCTAG
- a CDS encoding MFS transporter, with amino-acid sequence MTPINPASSGGRLLVGSAIVLLALNLRVAVGSLGVVLGSVRSDLGMSTAVGGIVTAIPVLCFAVFGVGAHGVVKRLGLHRTAALVLAMLTIGLVLRAMADTTALFLACTTIALAGAAMGNIILPPLVKVHFPDRIALVSALYGAALMAGATLGSIATVPLSDALGGWRQGLGLWAALAFVALLPWFAFLRSDIRADPQGTNRLPLRQVARSPLTWAMALLFGAQSAGAYAQFGWFPEILTDAGLSTAHAGAMLGLLSGVGIPLTLGLPWLMRIIGDRPVLPLAFAALTAGGWLGVLLAPTTMTWLWAVLLGVGGGSFTWTLTMIGKRTRTAAGTTALSVFTQGPGYLVAGIGPLGAGILHDATGAWTASIIGLMCLAGVIAVAGWFVARPVMLEDTLGRGPRDRISS; translated from the coding sequence GTGACACCCATCAACCCCGCGTCCTCTGGGGGCAGACTGCTGGTCGGTAGCGCGATCGTGCTGCTGGCGCTCAACCTGCGAGTCGCGGTGGGCAGTCTGGGGGTCGTGCTCGGATCGGTCCGCTCGGACCTCGGCATGTCGACGGCCGTCGGAGGGATCGTGACAGCCATCCCGGTTCTGTGCTTCGCGGTCTTCGGCGTCGGGGCGCACGGTGTCGTCAAGCGCTTGGGTCTGCACCGCACCGCGGCACTCGTGCTGGCGATGCTGACGATCGGCCTGGTGCTCCGGGCGATGGCCGACACTACCGCCCTGTTCCTGGCTTGCACCACAATCGCGCTGGCCGGGGCCGCCATGGGAAACATCATCCTTCCACCGCTGGTCAAGGTGCACTTCCCCGATCGCATCGCCCTGGTCAGCGCGCTCTACGGCGCGGCGCTGATGGCAGGAGCGACGCTCGGCTCGATCGCGACGGTGCCCCTGTCCGACGCGCTCGGCGGATGGCGCCAGGGCCTGGGGCTGTGGGCTGCCCTGGCGTTCGTCGCCCTGCTCCCCTGGTTCGCATTCCTGCGCAGCGACATCCGTGCCGACCCGCAGGGCACGAACCGACTCCCCCTGCGACAAGTGGCCCGGTCGCCATTGACCTGGGCGATGGCACTGTTGTTCGGGGCGCAGTCCGCGGGGGCCTACGCACAGTTCGGCTGGTTCCCCGAGATCCTGACCGACGCAGGACTCAGCACTGCCCACGCCGGCGCAATGCTGGGGCTGCTCAGCGGGGTGGGGATCCCGCTGACCCTGGGCCTCCCGTGGCTCATGCGGATCATTGGCGACCGACCTGTGCTGCCCCTGGCATTCGCGGCGCTGACCGCCGGTGGCTGGCTCGGCGTTCTGCTGGCGCCGACGACCATGACGTGGCTGTGGGCGGTCCTGCTGGGCGTCGGGGGTGGTTCCTTCACCTGGACGCTGACGATGATCGGCAAGCGTACGAGGACCGCGGCCGGCACGACGGCACTGTCGGTGTTCACCCAGGGCCCCGGCTACCTGGTCGCGGGGATCGGTCCGCTCGGAGCCGGGATCCTGCACGACGCGACCGGCGCCTGGACGGCCTCGATCATCGGCCTGATGTGCCTCGCCGGGGTCATCGCTGTTGCCGGCTGGTTCGTCGCGAGGCCCGTCATGCTCGAGGACACCCTCGGTCGCGGGCCCCGCGACCGGATCAGCAGCTGA
- a CDS encoding TIGR03936 family radical SAM-associated protein → MTTLEGTPNPEAPNPQLPIVQKIRLRYAKRGRLRFTSHRDFARAFERAVRRAGIPIGFSSGFTPHPKISYANASPTGAASEAEYLEIGMTRPCDADEVRAALDAALPPGLDIVDAVVAKPGALADRLEASSWEIALPGVGVEHAQSAVEAFLATDEVLIERMMKRGLRTLDCRDAVLALSARSGATAAGPCAILAVVVRHDTPSVRPDDVLAGLRSSGGLELEQTPTATRLAQGPLDSENGTVGDPLAFDRDAS, encoded by the coding sequence GTGACGACCCTCGAGGGGACACCCAATCCCGAAGCCCCCAATCCGCAGCTGCCGATCGTGCAGAAGATCCGCCTTCGCTACGCCAAACGAGGTCGCCTGCGCTTCACGAGCCACCGCGACTTCGCCCGGGCGTTCGAGCGGGCCGTGCGGCGCGCCGGTATACCCATCGGCTTCTCGTCGGGTTTCACGCCGCACCCCAAGATCTCCTACGCCAACGCGTCACCGACTGGAGCCGCCAGCGAGGCGGAGTACCTCGAGATCGGGATGACCCGTCCGTGCGATGCGGACGAGGTCCGTGCGGCGCTCGATGCAGCCCTGCCGCCCGGTTTGGACATCGTGGACGCCGTCGTGGCGAAACCAGGTGCGCTGGCCGACCGGCTGGAGGCAAGCTCCTGGGAGATCGCGTTGCCGGGAGTCGGGGTCGAGCACGCCCAGAGCGCGGTTGAGGCGTTCCTCGCGACCGACGAGGTCCTGATCGAGCGCATGATGAAGCGAGGCTTGCGCACACTGGACTGTCGGGACGCCGTGCTTGCCCTTTCCGCGCGTTCCGGAGCGACCGCCGCGGGTCCGTGTGCGATACTGGCGGTGGTTGTACGACACGACACACCGTCAGTACGACCGGACGACGTTCTCGCCGGACTCCGATCCAGCGGTGGCCTCGAGCTCGAGCAGACGCCCACGGCGACTCGCTTGGCCCAGGGTCCTCTTGACTCGGAGAACGGCACGGTAGGCGATCCACTTGCCTTCGACCGCGACGCATCCTGA
- a CDS encoding Rne/Rng family ribonuclease: protein MSFSAPAAPQAKAPASEPEEAPVKKAPARKSAAKAQEPAETTERADAPVKKAAAKKSSAAKTAAKAEEPAEEAVPVASTAAMFKAPEPGLAPARPKPKPEPDADSGRDDDDDDDDDDSDGPKRRRRSRGGRRRRKGDNDGDESTSDGDDDTEDDGNGGTRRRRRRARAGEGADASPDDPENTVVRVRNGRTAEDEITGVAGSTRLEAKKQRRREGREAGRRRAPIVSEAEFLARRESVKREMVVRQRDDYTQIAVIEDNVLVEHYVARESQVSIIGNVYLGKVQNVLPSMEAAFVDIGAGRNAVLYAGEVDWTTLGNGKQRKIEDALKPGQTILVQVSKDPIGQKGARLTSQVSLPGRFLVLVPGGQTSGISRKLPENERARLKTLLKEVLPDNTGVIVRTAAEGATEEQLTRDVTALSARWEVIEGKVAAGNAPELLYSEPDLMIKVVRDLFNEDFHGLVVEGDDAWDMIKGYIDHVAPDLAERVKPWQSDDGRDAFTAYRLDEQIHKALDRKVFLPSGGSLVIDRTEAMTVVDVNTGKYTGSGGNLEETVTKNNLEAAEEVVRQLRLRDIGGIIVVDFIDMVLESNRDLVLRRLVECLGRDRTRHQVAEVTSLGLVQMTRKRIGTGLLESFSVDCDHCHGRGVVIQDAPVEPKRDEQRRGGRGGRGGGGNNGNSGGNQAKSGGGNAKSGGGNDAPKPAEAPKPAEAPKPAEAPKPADVAKPADAPKPTPETPAKAADSVEQTDRAVQTPSVASVPQTDISSVTRDEPSVPAKKPARKRGSASKPAGPPPAVEPASSAPKAAVSNPIQAGTIAAESTSSEPSGNDGDAPVLTSEGQVP, encoded by the coding sequence GTGAGTTTCTCCGCCCCGGCCGCTCCGCAGGCCAAGGCTCCGGCCAGCGAGCCGGAGGAAGCGCCGGTCAAGAAGGCGCCCGCCCGCAAGAGCGCGGCGAAGGCGCAGGAACCGGCCGAGACGACCGAGCGGGCAGATGCACCGGTTAAGAAGGCTGCGGCCAAGAAGTCCAGCGCCGCGAAAACCGCCGCGAAGGCGGAGGAGCCCGCCGAGGAGGCTGTGCCGGTCGCCTCGACCGCGGCCATGTTCAAGGCTCCCGAGCCAGGACTCGCTCCGGCCCGGCCCAAGCCCAAGCCCGAGCCCGACGCCGACTCCGGTCGCGATGATGATGACGACGACGACGACGACGACAGCGACGGTCCGAAGCGTCGTCGCCGCAGTCGCGGCGGTCGTCGTCGTCGCAAGGGCGACAACGACGGCGACGAGTCCACCAGCGACGGTGACGACGACACCGAGGACGATGGCAACGGCGGCACGCGTCGCCGTCGGCGTCGAGCGCGGGCCGGAGAAGGGGCCGACGCCTCGCCCGACGACCCGGAGAACACCGTGGTGCGGGTCCGCAACGGCCGCACCGCCGAGGACGAGATCACTGGCGTCGCCGGCTCGACCCGCCTCGAGGCCAAGAAGCAGCGCCGCCGTGAGGGCCGCGAAGCCGGTCGCCGGCGCGCCCCGATCGTGTCCGAGGCCGAGTTCTTGGCCCGTCGCGAGTCGGTCAAGCGCGAAATGGTCGTCCGCCAACGCGACGACTACACGCAGATCGCCGTCATCGAGGACAACGTCCTCGTCGAGCACTACGTGGCCCGCGAGTCGCAGGTGTCGATCATCGGTAACGTCTACCTGGGCAAGGTCCAGAACGTCCTGCCGAGCATGGAGGCCGCCTTCGTCGACATCGGTGCCGGCCGAAATGCCGTCCTGTATGCCGGCGAGGTTGACTGGACGACGCTCGGCAACGGCAAGCAGCGCAAGATCGAGGATGCGCTCAAGCCCGGCCAGACGATCCTCGTGCAGGTCTCGAAAGACCCGATCGGCCAGAAGGGCGCCCGTCTCACGAGCCAGGTCAGCCTTCCCGGCCGGTTCCTGGTCCTCGTGCCCGGCGGCCAGACCAGCGGCATCTCGCGCAAGCTGCCCGAGAACGAGCGCGCTCGCCTCAAGACCCTCCTCAAGGAGGTCCTGCCGGACAACACCGGCGTCATCGTGCGCACCGCAGCAGAGGGTGCGACCGAGGAGCAGTTGACCCGCGACGTCACCGCGCTCTCGGCGCGGTGGGAGGTCATCGAGGGCAAGGTGGCGGCCGGCAACGCCCCCGAGCTGCTCTACTCCGAGCCCGATCTGATGATCAAGGTCGTGCGTGACCTGTTCAACGAGGACTTCCACGGGCTTGTTGTCGAGGGCGACGATGCCTGGGACATGATCAAGGGCTACATCGACCACGTCGCCCCGGATCTCGCCGAGCGGGTCAAGCCGTGGCAGAGCGATGACGGCCGGGATGCCTTCACGGCGTACCGACTGGACGAGCAGATCCACAAGGCGCTGGACCGCAAGGTGTTCCTGCCGTCCGGTGGCTCGCTGGTCATCGACCGCACCGAGGCCATGACGGTCGTCGACGTCAACACCGGCAAGTACACCGGCTCGGGCGGCAACCTCGAGGAGACCGTCACCAAGAACAACCTCGAGGCCGCCGAGGAGGTCGTGCGTCAGCTCCGACTCCGCGACATCGGCGGCATCATCGTCGTCGACTTCATCGACATGGTCCTCGAGAGCAACCGTGACCTCGTGCTTCGCCGCCTCGTGGAGTGCCTCGGACGTGACCGCACCCGCCACCAGGTCGCCGAGGTCACCTCGCTCGGTCTGGTGCAGATGACGCGCAAGCGCATCGGCACGGGGCTGCTCGAGTCGTTCAGCGTCGACTGTGACCACTGCCACGGCCGTGGCGTCGTGATCCAGGACGCGCCGGTCGAGCCCAAGCGGGACGAGCAGCGTCGCGGTGGGCGCGGAGGCCGTGGTGGGGGTGGCAACAACGGCAACAGCGGCGGCAACCAGGCCAAGTCCGGCGGCGGCAACGCTAAGTCCGGCGGCGGCAACGATGCCCCCAAGCCTGCAGAGGCCCCCAAGCCTGCAGAGGCCCCCAAGCCTGCGGAGGCCCCCAAGCCTGCGGACGTCGCGAAGCCTGCAGACGCCCCCAAGCCCACCCCGGAGACTCCTGCAAAGGCCGCTGACAGCGTCGAGCAGACCGACCGGGCAGTCCAGACGCCCAGTGTCGCGTCAGTGCCGCAGACCGACATCTCCTCGGTCACCCGGGACGAACCATCCGTCCCGGCCAAGAAGCCCGCCCGCAAGCGAGGGTCGGCCTCCAAGCCGGCTGGCCCGCCGCCCGCGGTGGAACCTGCGTCATCGGCCCCCAAGGCCGCTGTCAGCAACCCGATTCAGGCCGGCACGATCGCGGCTGAAAGTACGAGTTCTGAGCCTTCTGGGAACGACGGGGATGCCCCCGTTTTGACCAGCGAGGGTCAGGTTCCGTAA
- the rplU gene encoding 50S ribosomal protein L21, translating to MYAIVRSGGNQQKVAVGDVIQIDKVAQSEGETLSLPAVLFVDGDAVTADADSLAKITVTAEVLGLSKGPKIVIQKYKNKTGYKKRQGHRQKYTQVKITGIKK from the coding sequence GTGTACGCAATCGTCCGCAGTGGCGGCAACCAGCAGAAGGTAGCCGTCGGCGACGTCATCCAGATCGACAAGGTCGCGCAGTCAGAGGGCGAGACCTTGTCTCTGCCCGCCGTGCTGTTCGTTGACGGCGACGCCGTGACGGCCGATGCTGACTCGCTCGCCAAGATCACGGTGACGGCTGAAGTCCTGGGACTGTCCAAGGGCCCCAAGATCGTCATTCAGAAGTACAAGAACAAGACCGGCTACAAGAAGCGTCAGGGTCACCGTCAGAAGTACACCCAGGTGAAGATCACCGGGATCAAGAAGTAG
- the rpmA gene encoding 50S ribosomal protein L27, producing MAHKKGAASTKNGRDSNSQRLGVKRFGGQLVNAGEIIVRQRGTHFHPGTNVGRGGDDTLFALSAGSVEFGRRRGRKVVNILPGVPAE from the coding sequence ATGGCACACAAAAAGGGCGCAGCCTCTACCAAGAATGGCCGCGATTCAAATTCACAGCGCCTCGGCGTCAAGCGCTTCGGCGGTCAGCTGGTTAACGCCGGCGAGATCATCGTGCGCCAGCGTGGCACTCACTTCCACCCCGGCACGAACGTCGGCCGTGGCGGAGACGACACGCTTTTCGCGCTCTCGGCCGGTTCGGTCGAGTTCGGTCGCCGTCGTGGCCGCAAGGTCGTCAACATCCTCCCCGGCGTTCCCGCGGAGTAG
- the obgE gene encoding GTPase ObgE, protein MAVPSFVDKVTLHVSGGSGGDGVSSVHREKFKPLGGPDGGNGGHGGDVILRVSADVTTLVDYHHEPHRKATSGAPGAGNNRSGGNGEDLVLKVPEGTVVRDDQGEVLADLTGPGTELVIAPGGRGGLGNSALASSKRKAPGFALLGEPGDDLTFTLELKVVADIGLVGFPSAGKSSLIAALSRARPKIADYPFTTLVPNLGVVTAGSTTFTVADVPGLIEGASEGRGLGHDFLRHVERCAALVHVIDCATVDPGRDPLTDLDIIEGELAAYGGLEDRPRIVALNKTDVPDAKEIAGFVRADLESRGLSVFDVSAASHAGLRELSFAMAEIVSARRAATPVSEVTRIVLRPKAEAGVGREFTITEREGQWIVRGDKPKRWVRQTNFSNDEAVGFLADRLNRLGVEDELLKLGAKAGDDVIIGEEDNAVMFDFDPQIMAGAEVLGRRGEDLRIDQSERRTNVERREELAARRAFEAESREAREDGRDPDWSFPEEDPDLTDGPTDGDLGDEDPR, encoded by the coding sequence GTGGCTGTCCCCAGCTTTGTCGACAAGGTCACGCTCCACGTCTCCGGTGGTTCCGGCGGTGACGGCGTCTCCTCGGTGCACCGGGAGAAGTTCAAGCCGCTCGGCGGCCCCGACGGCGGCAACGGTGGCCACGGTGGCGATGTGATCCTTCGGGTTTCCGCCGATGTGACGACTCTCGTCGACTATCACCACGAGCCGCACCGCAAGGCGACCAGCGGCGCTCCTGGCGCGGGCAACAACCGCAGCGGCGGCAACGGTGAGGACCTGGTCCTCAAGGTGCCCGAGGGGACCGTCGTGCGGGACGACCAGGGCGAGGTGCTGGCCGACCTGACCGGTCCCGGCACCGAGCTCGTGATCGCGCCCGGTGGACGGGGAGGCCTCGGCAACTCCGCGCTCGCGTCCTCCAAGCGCAAGGCTCCTGGCTTCGCCCTTCTGGGAGAGCCCGGCGACGACTTGACCTTCACGCTGGAGCTCAAGGTCGTGGCCGACATCGGCCTGGTCGGCTTCCCGAGTGCTGGCAAGTCAAGCCTCATCGCCGCTCTGTCCCGGGCACGTCCCAAGATCGCGGACTACCCGTTCACGACCCTGGTGCCAAACCTCGGAGTCGTCACCGCGGGCTCGACGACCTTCACGGTCGCCGACGTCCCCGGGCTGATCGAGGGCGCCAGCGAGGGACGCGGGCTCGGGCACGACTTCTTGCGTCACGTCGAGCGCTGCGCCGCCCTGGTGCACGTGATTGACTGCGCGACGGTCGATCCCGGGCGTGACCCGCTGACCGATCTGGACATCATCGAGGGCGAGCTCGCCGCGTACGGCGGGCTCGAGGACCGGCCTCGCATCGTGGCTCTGAACAAGACCGATGTGCCTGACGCGAAGGAGATCGCCGGATTCGTCCGTGCTGACCTCGAGTCGCGCGGCCTGTCCGTCTTCGACGTCTCGGCGGCCAGTCACGCAGGTCTGCGCGAGCTCTCGTTCGCGATGGCCGAGATCGTCTCCGCGCGACGCGCCGCGACGCCGGTCTCCGAGGTCACCCGCATCGTGCTGCGGCCCAAGGCCGAGGCTGGCGTGGGCCGGGAGTTCACGATCACCGAGCGTGAGGGCCAGTGGATCGTCCGGGGGGACAAGCCCAAGCGTTGGGTCCGTCAGACCAACTTCAGCAATGACGAGGCGGTGGGCTTCCTGGCCGATCGTCTCAACCGGTTGGGTGTCGAGGACGAGCTGCTCAAGCTCGGAGCCAAGGCCGGTGACGACGTCATCATCGGTGAAGAGGACAACGCAGTCATGTTCGACTTCGACCCGCAGATCATGGCCGGCGCCGAGGTCCTGGGCCGGCGTGGCGAGGACCTCCGGATCGACCAGTCGGAGCGGCGGACCAACGTGGAGCGTCGCGAGGAACTGGCGGCTCGCCGGGCCTTCGAGGCCGAGAGCCGTGAGGCGCGCGAGGACGGTCGGGACCCCGACTGGTCGTTCCCCGAAGAAGATCCCGATCTCACCGATGGACCGACGGACGGTGACCTCGGCGACGAGGACCCGCGCTGA